One window from the genome of Candidatus Nanopelagicales bacterium encodes:
- the pilM gene encoding pilus assembly protein PilM, with protein sequence MSRLHLTRRASHAVGVRFEPSRIQAVELHHSRGSMRIKHATEVALPEGAIVNGVITDRSGVTKALRKTWRQGHFTTRNVVFSVDGASITLEDLVEGDQIDARTNALAIQIASETLIDARLTPIATEALPSALARTVHNVADTAQMIAAVDIASDVVTVAFVNNAGLQFTRSYANQGTDIAALTLESTFGISFEQARERIFAITSELDNSVEWQRRTREILHTWNHSVANLLADCIDQYSQSNPESLITLIALTGEGKDVADITHNFRTSFACNVVCLDDYALPVALARTSGFTSTLPRTNLLPSAVREAVVLLGIKRWILASFVMLGIASVALWLYQQPQLNDLSHQLQLLRGGQ encoded by the coding sequence ATGTCGCGGCTTCACCTCACTCGGCGGGCATCACACGCCGTAGGTGTGCGATTCGAACCCTCGAGAATTCAGGCAGTTGAACTTCACCATTCCCGTGGCTCCATGCGAATAAAACATGCGACTGAAGTTGCATTGCCCGAGGGCGCCATCGTCAATGGCGTAATAACAGATCGAAGCGGGGTAACCAAGGCACTTCGAAAAACTTGGCGGCAAGGTCATTTCACTACCCGCAACGTGGTGTTCAGCGTTGATGGCGCCTCAATCACACTCGAGGACCTTGTAGAGGGTGACCAAATTGACGCACGCACTAATGCTCTCGCAATCCAAATAGCTTCTGAAACATTGATCGATGCTCGACTTACCCCCATTGCCACTGAAGCACTGCCAAGTGCCCTTGCCCGCACTGTGCATAACGTTGCCGACACTGCTCAAATGATTGCTGCGGTCGACATTGCCTCTGACGTTGTCACCGTTGCCTTCGTCAATAATGCTGGACTGCAATTCACAAGGAGTTACGCCAACCAAGGTACCGATATTGCTGCTCTCACTCTTGAGTCCACTTTTGGCATTTCCTTTGAACAGGCGCGTGAACGAATATTTGCAATCACCAGTGAATTAGACAATTCAGTGGAGTGGCAACGCCGCACTCGAGAAATTCTTCACACCTGGAATCACTCAGTTGCCAATCTCTTGGCTGATTGCATTGATCAATATTCTCAAAGTAATCCCGAATCATTGATTACGTTAATTGCGTTGACTGGCGAAGGAAAAGATGTCGCTGACATCACGCACAATTTCCGAACATCGTTTGCATGCAATGTGGTCTGCCTGGATGACTACGCGCTGCCCGTAGCACTCGCTCGCACTTCGGGGTTCACGAGTACTTTGCCCCGAACAAATCTCCTGCCTAGCGCAGTACGCGAAGCAGTGGTTTTGCTTGGCATCAAACGCTGGATTCTCGCGTCTTTCGTGATGCTTGGCATTGCCAGCGTCGCCTTGTGGTTGTACCAGCAGCCACAGCTCAATGACCTCAGTCATCAACTGCAACTCTTGAGGGGCGGGCAGTGA